Proteins encoded by one window of Deinococcus yavapaiensis KR-236:
- a CDS encoding response regulator — translation MDDRSLHLLYLEADEQDAVLFQEALLGCLPDFSRPVTLQVERTGEATLTAIENRRPNLIFLDFQRPTPEDWDVLRALKVNTHTAAIPVIVLAPHDASQVRDRAFAMHANGCVIKSVDPRELTPRLKGTLSFWASPHVRLPES, via the coding sequence ATGGATGACCGTTCGCTTCACCTGCTGTACTTGGAAGCCGACGAACAAGATGCCGTCCTTTTCCAAGAAGCGCTCCTCGGGTGCCTTCCCGACTTCTCCCGACCCGTCACCCTGCAAGTCGAGCGCACGGGCGAAGCGACCCTGACGGCCATCGAAAATCGGCGACCCAACTTGATCTTCCTCGACTTCCAACGTCCCACCCCCGAAGATTGGGACGTTCTGCGAGCGCTCAAGGTCAACACGCACACGGCGGCGATTCCCGTGATCGTTCTGGCACCCCATGATGCGTCACAAGTGCGCGATCGAGCGTTCGCGATGCACGCGAATGGATGCGTGATCAAGAGCGTCGATCCGCGCGAACTCACGCCGCGCCTCAAAGGTACGTTGTCATTTTGGGCGAGTCCGCACGTTCGCCTTCCCGAGTCGTGA
- a CDS encoding SDR family oxidoreductase: MGMLEGKVAFITGAASGIGLGTAKRFATEGARIVLADLQDEDGEKAAREVEALGGEAFYVHCDVSSDESVRTAVERAVERFGRLDIVFANAGINGVWTPVDELTPEEWSKTISINLTGTYLTVHYTVPHLKAAGGGSILITSSVNGTRTFSSPGASAYSTSKAGQVAFMKMIALELGRSHIRVNAICPGLIHTNIQERTEQRDTEQLGIEVELPKGSPALNEGEGDPIDVADVCLFLASDLGRHVSGVEIFVDGGASLLR; this comes from the coding sequence ATGGGCATGTTGGAAGGCAAGGTGGCGTTCATCACGGGCGCGGCGAGTGGCATCGGCCTCGGCACGGCGAAGCGATTCGCGACGGAAGGCGCGCGAATCGTGCTCGCCGACTTGCAAGACGAGGACGGCGAGAAGGCCGCGCGGGAAGTCGAGGCGCTCGGCGGCGAAGCCTTCTACGTCCACTGCGACGTGAGCTCCGACGAATCCGTGCGAACGGCGGTCGAGCGTGCCGTGGAGCGCTTCGGACGACTCGACATCGTGTTCGCCAACGCGGGCATCAACGGCGTTTGGACGCCCGTCGACGAGCTCACGCCCGAAGAGTGGAGCAAGACCATCTCCATCAACCTCACCGGGACGTACCTCACGGTGCACTACACCGTTCCGCATCTCAAGGCGGCCGGTGGCGGCTCCATTCTCATCACGAGCTCCGTCAACGGGACGCGCACCTTCTCGTCCCCGGGCGCGAGCGCTTACTCCACTTCCAAGGCGGGACAAGTGGCGTTCATGAAGATGATCGCGCTCGAACTCGGCCGTAGCCATATTCGCGTCAACGCCATCTGCCCCGGCCTCATCCACACGAACATCCAGGAGCGCACCGAGCAGCGCGACACCGAGCAACTGGGCATCGAAGTCGAGTTGCCCAAGGGCAGTCCCGCCTTGAACGAAGGCGAAGGCGATCCGATCGACGTCGCGGACGTGTGCCTCTTCCTCGCGTCCGACCTTGGCAGGCACGTGTCGGGCGTGGAGATCTTCGTGGACGGCGGCGCTTCGCTGCTGCGTTGA
- a CDS encoding CBS domain-containing protein, whose amino-acid sequence MTKLRDIMSENLVTVSPRTSVSEVAKLMKQHDIGNVLVTEGERLAGIVTDRDLVVRVMAEGGPSNAAVGDIMSKDLVTLEADTKVKDAAKLMADKQVRRLPVVENGKPVGIISLGDLAVKTDTGADEAALEGVSQPGGNN is encoded by the coding sequence ATGACGAAATTGCGCGACATTATGAGCGAGAACCTCGTCACCGTCTCTCCTCGCACTTCGGTCTCGGAAGTGGCGAAGCTCATGAAGCAGCACGACATCGGGAACGTTCTCGTGACGGAAGGCGAGCGTCTCGCCGGAATCGTCACGGACCGCGATCTCGTCGTGCGCGTGATGGCAGAAGGCGGCCCTTCGAACGCCGCCGTCGGCGACATCATGAGCAAGGACCTCGTGACGCTCGAAGCGGACACGAAGGTCAAGGACGCCGCGAAGCTCATGGCGGACAAGCAGGTGCGTCGCCTGCCCGTCGTGGAGAACGGCAAGCCCGTCGGCATCATCAGCCTCGGCGACCTCGCCGTGAAGACGGACACGGGCGCGGACGAAGCGGCGCTGGAAGGCGTCTCTCAGCCGGGCGGAAACAACTAA
- a CDS encoding DUF72 domain-containing protein: protein MRIYLGTGGYSNEDWIGPGLLYPDGTKKDQFLEVYSQHFNAVELNSSFYGIPGLKAFEGMAKKSGGRTRFAVKLHQVFTHTRNPEQSDFDRMLQSPQPLREVGLKGPYLAQFPYSFHRTTDNRKYLLDLAERFAGHELAVELRHASWDKPEVREGMAEYGLIWVSPDYPPVGGMPEPRVHVTSEVGYLRLHGRNEGSWWEGKSAAERHDYLYNRAEMDEWADKIAEVEGELEELYVFFQNTTKGHALKNIPMLREALASRGLTVSLPNPDAPLPGRLL from the coding sequence ATGCGTATCTACCTCGGCACCGGCGGGTACTCGAACGAAGACTGGATCGGTCCCGGCTTGCTCTACCCCGACGGCACGAAGAAAGACCAGTTCCTGGAGGTGTACTCGCAGCACTTCAACGCCGTGGAGCTCAACTCCAGCTTCTACGGCATTCCCGGCCTGAAAGCGTTCGAGGGCATGGCGAAGAAGTCGGGGGGACGCACGCGCTTCGCCGTGAAGCTCCACCAGGTGTTCACGCACACCCGCAACCCCGAGCAGAGCGACTTCGACCGGATGCTGCAAAGCCCGCAACCGTTACGCGAAGTGGGCCTCAAGGGACCGTACCTCGCGCAATTTCCGTACTCCTTCCACCGCACGACCGACAACCGCAAGTACCTGCTGGACCTCGCCGAGCGCTTCGCGGGCCACGAGCTGGCCGTGGAACTTCGCCACGCCTCGTGGGACAAGCCCGAAGTGCGCGAAGGCATGGCCGAGTACGGCCTCATCTGGGTCAGCCCCGACTACCCTCCGGTCGGCGGAATGCCCGAGCCGCGCGTGCACGTCACGTCCGAAGTGGGGTACTTGCGGTTGCACGGACGCAACGAAGGCTCGTGGTGGGAAGGCAAGAGCGCCGCCGAACGCCACGACTACCTGTACAACCGCGCGGAGATGGACGAGTGGGCCGACAAGATCGCCGAGGTGGAAGGCGAGTTGGAAGAGCTTTACGTCTTCTTCCAAAACACGACGAAAGGCCACGCGCTCAAGAACATCCCGATGCTTCGCGAAGCCTTGGCGTCACGCGGACTCACGGTGAGCCTTCCGAATCCGGACGCGCCCCTGCCGGGTCGCTTGCTGTAA
- a CDS encoding GNAT family N-acetyltransferase, translating to MAPSPFDVLSTDRLVLRRLRDEDAPALCAYRSDPEVARFQGWGASFGEMQARSLIEAMREREPGEEGWFQFAVAECASGVLIGDLGLCAFGERQAEIGFTLARAAQGRGYAREAVSALLSYAFGPLHLHRVVAGIDPRNTKARALLERLKFRLEGRFVESFLEGNVWLDEDRFALLSREWTA from the coding sequence ATGGCCCCTTCCCCCTTCGACGTCTTGTCGACGGACCGTCTCGTGCTTCGCCGTCTGCGCGACGAGGATGCGCCCGCTTTGTGCGCGTACCGCAGCGATCCGGAGGTCGCCCGCTTCCAGGGATGGGGCGCTTCGTTCGGCGAGATGCAGGCCCGCTCGTTGATCGAGGCGATGCGGGAACGTGAGCCCGGCGAAGAAGGATGGTTTCAATTCGCCGTGGCCGAGTGCGCGTCGGGCGTGCTGATCGGGGATTTGGGCTTGTGCGCTTTCGGCGAGCGCCAAGCCGAGATCGGCTTCACGCTTGCCCGGGCGGCGCAAGGACGCGGGTACGCGCGCGAGGCCGTAAGCGCCTTGCTGTCGTACGCGTTCGGTCCGTTGCACTTGCACCGCGTCGTCGCCGGGATCGATCCTCGAAACACGAAGGCCCGGGCGTTGCTGGAACGCTTGAAGTTCCGCCTCGAAGGCCGCTTCGTCGAGAGTTTCTTGGAAGGGAACGTGTGGCTCGACGAAGATCGGTTCGCGCTGCTTTCCCGCGAGTGGACCGCGTAA
- a CDS encoding carboxypeptidase-like regulatory domain-containing protein yields MRLSTALPSLLVLTSALLTACQGAGSAPPPAESGDFSLLLTSSNVTVASGSSTSVNVTVAPSGGFTKSVAFSTAAKPAALATTFAPLNSSTTTTLTLDASSLDAGTYDFFVKGTATVNGASVEHTAPLKLVVTPKPGITVTGRVLNAFGVPLSGASVGLQPNPASTTTDANGNFTFANVKGTYSLVVQPSGSAISHEFVGLTRPDPKLMLFGVEGGAPLQAQATVSGTLSGATFPIPAGQIAGVTFANAANGRGSATLIAGSGANYNLTATWTGSSATTGTLYALYGKLNPAVSTLFDSYSGFATRDVNLANGVSSSGQNITFQPLGAAQNSSLSALITLPSGASLTSKRLFLSLSPKSFFLLGVDTSANTTNTYRTPVVPGKTLGLVVDAKQGARTVSVQRVGLQPNEVVNLALPSAAALSSPTNGRTDVGTNPNFSWTSVPPSSVSIFLLSGKRVAYTTASGYQPLDSAFLGKNTSYTWTVATVGPFSSMDDFTSGAWPNGYPQAGDATPYVVTTSETFSFKTAP; encoded by the coding sequence ATGCGTCTCTCGACCGCCCTTCCCTCCCTGCTCGTCTTGACGTCGGCCCTCCTCACCGCGTGCCAAGGCGCGGGAAGCGCCCCACCTCCCGCCGAGAGCGGTGACTTCTCGTTGCTGCTCACGAGCAGCAACGTCACCGTCGCTTCCGGCAGTTCCACCTCCGTGAACGTCACGGTCGCCCCGAGCGGAGGCTTCACCAAGAGCGTCGCCTTCTCGACGGCCGCCAAGCCCGCCGCGCTCGCAACGACCTTCGCGCCGCTCAACAGCAGCACCACCACGACCCTGACGCTCGACGCGTCGTCGCTCGACGCGGGCACCTACGACTTCTTCGTGAAAGGCACGGCGACCGTGAACGGAGCGTCGGTCGAGCACACGGCGCCCTTGAAGCTCGTCGTGACGCCCAAACCCGGCATCACCGTGACGGGCCGCGTCCTCAACGCCTTCGGCGTGCCCCTCTCCGGCGCGAGCGTCGGGCTGCAACCCAACCCCGCCAGCACGACGACCGACGCGAACGGCAACTTCACCTTCGCGAACGTCAAGGGCACTTACTCGCTCGTCGTGCAGCCGAGCGGCTCGGCGATTTCGCACGAATTCGTGGGCCTCACGCGCCCCGATCCGAAGTTGATGCTGTTCGGCGTCGAAGGCGGCGCGCCCCTCCAAGCGCAAGCGACCGTGAGCGGCACGCTGAGCGGCGCGACGTTCCCGATTCCGGCGGGTCAGATCGCGGGCGTCACCTTCGCCAACGCCGCGAACGGACGAGGCAGCGCCACCTTGATCGCCGGAAGCGGCGCGAACTACAACTTGACGGCGACTTGGACGGGGTCGAGCGCCACGACGGGCACGCTGTACGCGCTGTACGGCAAGCTCAACCCGGCCGTCAGCACCCTCTTCGACAGCTACAGCGGCTTCGCGACACGCGACGTCAACCTCGCCAACGGCGTCTCCTCTTCCGGTCAGAACATCACGTTCCAACCGCTCGGGGCGGCTCAGAACAGCAGCCTCAGCGCCTTGATCACCTTGCCGAGCGGCGCGAGCCTCACGAGCAAGCGCCTGTTTTTGAGCTTGTCGCCCAAGAGCTTCTTCCTGCTCGGCGTCGACACCAGCGCGAACACCACGAACACGTACCGCACGCCCGTCGTGCCCGGTAAAACCCTCGGGCTCGTCGTGGACGCCAAGCAAGGCGCGCGCACCGTGAGCGTTCAACGCGTGGGTCTGCAACCCAACGAGGTCGTGAACCTCGCCTTGCCGAGCGCCGCCGCCCTGTCGAGCCCGACGAACGGACGCACGGACGTCGGCACCAATCCCAACTTCTCGTGGACGTCCGTCCCGCCCTCCTCCGTGTCGATCTTTCTGCTGTCGGGCAAGCGCGTCGCGTACACGACCGCGTCGGGCTATCAACCCCTCGACTCCGCCTTTCTGGGCAAGAACACGTCGTACACGTGGACCGTCGCGACGGTGGGACCGTTCTCGTCGATGGACGACTTCACGAGCGGCGCGTGGCCGAACGGCTACCCGCAAGCCGGTGACGCCACTCCGTACGTCGTGACGACCTCGGAGACCTTCTCGTTCAAGACCGCCCCTTGA
- a CDS encoding Ig-like domain-containing protein has product MNRIRLLLPFLSLLVACGGGGTSTPPPTEPVAVPKVDPQTRVTDAETRAALTSLTFDNATLCQPTDSAFPRTATQNKLVDVRTTPFTRCQGHFTFSKSTPLLSSLQAGNILVGQPGPGAPYGYLQRVKSVSTSGATVTVLTEQASLDEALIEGEFDRNETLTPSDLASLSLAPGVSASGLRAQSAPSSTLGAQTVLGPLDSYSLTIDKVLFDVDGNSSTTTDQVRLKGSFNLATDSGITMGLKWKKILGVPIYPNGVTFRMAYGFNQSANVRVEAELETSIDKEVELAKYTFSPITFFVGPVPVVLIPTVQVTSDLKGNVKAKMTFGASESITARAGFEYNDGFHNISEFNKSFSKYLETSPITGSVEGGLNLKGDILLYGLVGPYARIRGAVKFDAQIPRDPVWTLSAGIQGYVGIHADLLVKTLDYDTKIFDLPLFEFGRSAPLPPTISITSPTNGAQLQRNGLIFGGLCVSALDPQQGVLQAQVKANGTSIGTTTSGCLTLPASVLANPGDVTFTATVTNSKGLSASATSSVKIVNVPPTPYIVKPSDTDKVYDGQKVTLQGYVVSGSDKLDCPLPSGKASLTFTSSQSADVMPSDVCANPIATFNGAGTRVLTLRATDTVGEVGTTTRTITVLAKPTNYPPDVALLEPLIKDPTNPPSYSSTNATVSLKARVIDQDTANVSYTWRLRPRLSSTPVLLSNGTASGANAATGTIVTGSFNTSALLPGKCGGLSGEPFSIILEVNDGTTTVTREFKFGTQSGIC; this is encoded by the coding sequence ATGAACCGTATTCGACTGCTGCTTCCCTTCTTGAGCCTTCTCGTCGCCTGCGGCGGAGGCGGCACTTCCACGCCGCCTCCGACCGAACCTGTCGCCGTACCGAAAGTCGATCCGCAAACGCGCGTGACCGACGCCGAAACGCGCGCTGCCCTCACGAGTTTGACGTTCGACAACGCGACCCTGTGCCAACCGACCGATTCCGCGTTTCCCCGCACGGCGACGCAGAACAAGCTCGTCGACGTGCGCACGACGCCCTTCACGCGCTGCCAAGGACACTTCACGTTCTCGAAGTCCACGCCCCTGCTGTCGAGTCTGCAAGCGGGCAACATCCTCGTCGGGCAACCCGGGCCGGGCGCGCCCTACGGCTACTTGCAACGCGTAAAGAGCGTTTCGACGAGCGGCGCGACCGTGACCGTCCTGACCGAACAGGCCAGCCTCGACGAAGCCTTGATCGAAGGCGAATTCGACCGCAACGAGACGCTCACGCCGAGCGACCTCGCCAGCCTCTCGCTCGCGCCCGGCGTGTCGGCGAGCGGCTTACGCGCGCAAAGCGCGCCCTCGTCCACACTCGGCGCGCAAACGGTGCTGGGGCCGCTCGACAGCTACTCGCTCACGATCGACAAGGTGCTGTTCGACGTGGACGGCAACTCGTCCACCACGACCGACCAAGTTCGCCTCAAAGGCAGCTTCAACCTCGCCACCGACAGCGGCATCACGATGGGCTTGAAGTGGAAGAAGATCCTCGGCGTTCCCATCTACCCCAATGGCGTCACCTTCCGCATGGCGTACGGCTTCAACCAATCGGCGAACGTCCGCGTCGAAGCGGAATTGGAGACGTCGATCGACAAGGAAGTCGAGCTCGCCAAGTACACCTTCTCCCCCATCACCTTCTTCGTCGGCCCCGTGCCCGTCGTGCTCATTCCCACCGTGCAAGTCACGTCCGATCTCAAAGGCAACGTCAAGGCGAAGATGACCTTCGGCGCGTCCGAAAGCATCACGGCCCGCGCGGGCTTCGAGTACAACGACGGCTTTCACAACATCTCCGAGTTCAACAAGTCCTTCAGCAAGTACCTGGAGACGTCGCCCATCACCGGATCCGTCGAAGGCGGCCTCAACCTCAAAGGGGACATCCTGCTGTACGGCCTCGTCGGTCCGTACGCACGCATTCGCGGCGCCGTGAAGTTCGACGCGCAAATTCCACGCGATCCGGTGTGGACGCTGAGCGCCGGCATCCAAGGGTACGTCGGCATTCACGCGGACCTTCTCGTGAAGACGCTCGATTACGACACGAAGATCTTCGACTTGCCGCTCTTCGAGTTCGGACGCTCGGCGCCGCTGCCGCCCACCATCTCCATCACGAGTCCCACGAACGGCGCTCAATTGCAGCGCAACGGCCTCATCTTCGGCGGTTTGTGCGTCAGCGCCCTCGATCCGCAGCAAGGCGTCTTGCAAGCGCAAGTCAAAGCCAACGGCACGTCGATCGGCACGACGACGAGCGGTTGCCTCACGTTGCCCGCGTCCGTGCTCGCCAATCCCGGTGACGTCACCTTCACGGCGACCGTCACGAACAGCAAAGGCCTGAGCGCCTCCGCGACGAGCAGCGTCAAGATCGTGAACGTTCCGCCCACGCCGTACATCGTCAAGCCGTCCGACACCGACAAGGTGTACGACGGCCAAAAGGTCACCTTGCAAGGCTACGTGGTGTCGGGCAGCGACAAGCTCGACTGCCCGCTGCCGAGCGGCAAAGCCTCGCTGACGTTCACGAGCAGCCAAAGCGCGGACGTCATGCCGTCGGACGTGTGCGCCAATCCCATCGCGACCTTCAACGGCGCCGGAACGCGCGTCCTCACCCTCCGCGCGACGGACACGGTCGGCGAGGTGGGCACCACCACCCGCACGATCACCGTCCTCGCCAAGCCCACGAACTACCCGCCCGACGTGGCGCTCCTCGAGCCGCTCATCAAAGATCCCACGAATCCGCCGTCGTACTCCAGCACCAACGCGACCGTGAGCCTCAAGGCGCGCGTCATCGACCAAGACACCGCGAACGTCTCCTACACGTGGCGACTGCGCCCGAGGCTGTCGAGCACCCCGGTCCTGCTGTCGAACGGCACGGCGAGCGGCGCGAACGCGGCGACCGGCACGATCGTGACCGGGTCGTTCAACACGAGCGCCCTGCTGCCCGGCAAGTGCGGCGGACTGAGCGGAGAGCCGTTCTCGATCATCTTGGAAGTGAACGACGGCACCACGACCGTCACGCGGGAATTCAAGTTCGGCACGCAGTCCGGCATCTGCTGA
- a CDS encoding BTAD domain-containing putative transcriptional regulator: MDLAAHLVLLGSPALLLDGRPASPITRKSLSILALLHEEGTLTRPSVASMLWGNRGDDAALHNLRQELYRLSKLAPGLVVSDGKTLSLASFVTSDVRAVREANERHGEAVPLGSFLEGVDADDEAFGEWLGARRADADRIRVELLRRVARRASDLETFEEARRALEAALTLDPLREDVWRDFMTVLAREGRHDELTGAYERLRAELEAQVGGEPLAETREVFERLRSQSAASPLELAKTALHEAREASRLHRHEDVRGSMRALLKRLHDEAKLERPFIARACELLFSSAYALGDVPAMEEAVERLRGLARLDLTFETLCVAKTAALWTRQGRLAEVRDLTREAWEEREHRDDQAEVLLWRGVALLRLGDLPNARDTLSLVTDARLPAALAAEASLGLGAAALNLGRLDEAGEHLRAALRAARRAGEVALTVRARANLGVWHLLSGEQDLAARTLTRAAEDARALSQPAMTRMLLVNLFKALYELGRLDEAGAALDEAFSLLRDAPDPHVEGALLNNLGALARARGDYGATLDALARALDNARATGNKMQEVRRLLARADVLTELGATTEAHEDVCLALDLVRRHGLREVEPWANLLLAEAALQLGNVATCAARLEDVALVKESLSSDDATRWRCDTAALALARSDADAALAALADPPDPSCRALHLSLRARAKRASNLDVSQEREEALSWLRGRHLVALDEVRVRRALGLDLVRADALLKEVRASLQSEPSVLAAFDKRWASSNAMFAELSWW; encoded by the coding sequence ATGGACCTCGCCGCCCACCTCGTCCTGCTCGGTTCGCCCGCGCTGCTGCTCGACGGTCGTCCGGCGTCCCCGATCACCCGTAAGTCGTTGTCGATCCTGGCCTTGCTGCACGAGGAAGGCACGTTGACGCGTCCGAGCGTCGCGTCCATGCTGTGGGGCAACCGTGGCGACGACGCCGCGCTGCACAACTTGCGCCAGGAACTCTACCGTTTGTCGAAGCTCGCGCCAGGACTCGTGGTGTCAGACGGCAAGACCTTGAGCTTGGCGAGCTTCGTCACGAGTGACGTGCGCGCCGTGCGCGAAGCGAACGAGCGCCATGGCGAGGCCGTGCCGCTCGGCTCGTTCCTGGAGGGCGTGGACGCCGACGACGAGGCGTTCGGCGAGTGGCTCGGCGCGCGGCGTGCCGACGCCGACAGGATTCGCGTCGAGTTGCTGCGCCGCGTCGCTCGGCGCGCGAGCGACCTGGAGACGTTCGAGGAGGCGCGGCGCGCGCTGGAAGCGGCCCTCACGCTCGATCCGCTGCGCGAGGACGTGTGGCGCGACTTCATGACGGTGCTGGCGAGGGAGGGGCGGCACGACGAGCTCACGGGCGCTTACGAGCGACTGCGCGCCGAGCTCGAGGCGCAAGTCGGCGGGGAACCGCTCGCCGAGACGCGCGAGGTGTTCGAACGGCTGCGCTCGCAAAGCGCCGCCTCGCCGCTGGAACTCGCCAAGACGGCGCTGCACGAAGCGCGCGAAGCGAGCCGCCTGCATCGTCACGAGGACGTGCGCGGGTCCATGCGCGCCCTGCTGAAGCGGCTTCACGACGAGGCGAAACTCGAGCGGCCCTTCATCGCGCGCGCTTGCGAATTGCTGTTCTCGTCGGCGTACGCCCTCGGGGACGTCCCGGCGATGGAGGAGGCCGTGGAGCGCTTGCGCGGCCTCGCGCGCCTCGACTTGACCTTCGAGACGCTGTGCGTGGCGAAGACGGCGGCGCTCTGGACGCGCCAAGGACGCCTCGCCGAGGTGCGCGATCTCACACGCGAAGCTTGGGAGGAACGCGAGCACCGTGACGACCAAGCGGAAGTGCTGCTGTGGCGCGGCGTGGCCTTGCTGCGCCTCGGCGATTTGCCGAACGCGCGCGACACGTTGTCGCTCGTGACGGACGCTCGCCTGCCCGCCGCGCTCGCCGCCGAAGCATCGCTGGGCCTCGGCGCGGCCGCCCTCAACCTCGGACGGCTCGACGAGGCGGGCGAGCATCTTCGCGCGGCATTGCGCGCCGCGCGGCGTGCCGGGGAAGTCGCCCTCACGGTTCGGGCGCGCGCCAACCTCGGCGTGTGGCACCTTTTGAGCGGCGAGCAGGACCTCGCCGCCAGAACGCTCACCCGCGCCGCCGAGGACGCCCGCGCCTTGTCGCAACCTGCCATGACGCGCATGCTGCTCGTGAACCTCTTCAAGGCGCTGTACGAACTCGGGCGTCTCGACGAGGCGGGCGCGGCGCTCGACGAAGCGTTCTCGCTGCTGCGAGACGCCCCCGATCCGCACGTGGAGGGCGCGCTTCTCAACAACCTCGGGGCGCTCGCACGGGCGCGCGGCGATTACGGCGCCACGCTCGACGCGCTGGCGCGCGCCCTCGACAACGCGCGCGCGACGGGCAACAAGATGCAGGAAGTGCGCCGCCTCCTGGCGCGCGCCGACGTATTGACGGAACTTGGCGCCACGACCGAGGCGCACGAGGACGTGTGCCTCGCGCTGGACCTGGTGCGCCGCCACGGATTGAGGGAAGTCGAGCCGTGGGCGAACTTGCTGCTCGCCGAGGCGGCCTTGCAGCTCGGCAACGTCGCCACGTGCGCCGCTCGACTCGAAGACGTCGCGCTCGTCAAAGAGTCGCTTTCCAGCGACGACGCGACGCGTTGGCGTTGCGACACGGCGGCCCTCGCGCTCGCCCGTAGCGACGCGGACGCCGCGCTCGCCGCGCTCGCCGATCCGCCCGATCCGAGTTGCCGCGCGCTTCACCTCTCCTTGCGCGCGCGCGCCAAGCGCGCGTCGAACCTAGACGTGTCGCAGGAGCGCGAGGAAGCGCTGAGTTGGCTGCGAGGTCGTCACCTCGTGGCGCTCGACGAGGTGCGCGTGCGGCGCGCCCTCGGCCTCGACCTCGTGCGCGCCGACGCCTTGCTGAAGGAGGTTCGCGCCTCGCTGCAAAGCGAGCCGTCCGTGCTCGCCGCGTTCGACAAGCGGTGGGCTTCGTCGAACGCGATGTTCGCCGAGCTGTCTTGGTGGTGA
- a CDS encoding long-chain-fatty-acid--CoA ligase — protein MSQTYWPRGLPRALTVPKTGLWHNLEVTAARFPDKVAVWFYGRELTYRQLRTEAARLGGYLQRAGVQKGDRVLVWLQNSPQFITACHAVWYAGGVVVPLSPMLTPQELQFFLYDAGIKVGLVGAELYPKARAANVSHVVVASLGMDVLHSPVPTPDVFAVPEIAEGDDVTWGQATSGDEGEAVDVTSSDLAMLPYTSGTTGRPKGVMHTHGTIQANIVAGSAWVNATSEEVILGTLPFFHVTGLVNSMMTSIYGGATHVVMTRWDREIARQLIRSKQVTLWTNTATMVIDLLASPHLTADDLKSLKNVTGGGAALPAAVGARFEELTGLRFIEGYGLTETMAQSHTNPADAPKLQCLGIPVFGTDARVIDLDSGRELPPGETGEIVIHGPQVMKGYWNNEQATQEAFIEIDGKSFFRSGDLGYRDSEGYFFFVDRLKRMVNVSGMKVWPAEVESILYHHPAVQEAVVIAAPDERTGEKVKALVVRRAGHDATPDAIQTWAREHMASYKIPRDIEFVDSLPKGPTGKIAWRPLQEAERAKARA, from the coding sequence ATGTCGCAGACGTACTGGCCGCGCGGCTTGCCCCGAGCGCTCACCGTGCCGAAGACCGGCCTTTGGCATAACCTCGAGGTGACCGCCGCGCGGTTCCCCGACAAGGTTGCCGTGTGGTTTTACGGGCGAGAACTCACGTACCGGCAGTTGCGAACCGAAGCCGCGAGGCTCGGCGGGTATCTGCAGCGCGCGGGCGTCCAGAAAGGCGACCGCGTCCTCGTGTGGCTGCAGAATTCTCCGCAGTTCATCACCGCTTGTCACGCCGTGTGGTACGCCGGGGGCGTCGTCGTGCCGCTCAGCCCGATGCTCACGCCGCAGGAACTGCAGTTCTTCTTGTACGACGCGGGCATCAAGGTCGGACTCGTCGGCGCCGAGCTGTACCCGAAGGCGCGCGCCGCCAACGTCTCGCACGTCGTCGTCGCGAGCCTGGGCATGGACGTTCTGCACTCGCCCGTGCCGACGCCCGACGTGTTCGCCGTGCCCGAAATCGCCGAAGGCGACGACGTCACGTGGGGCCAAGCGACGAGCGGCGACGAAGGCGAGGCCGTGGACGTCACGTCGAGCGACCTCGCCATGCTGCCTTACACCTCGGGAACGACGGGCCGTCCGAAGGGCGTCATGCACACGCACGGCACCATTCAGGCGAACATCGTGGCCGGTTCGGCGTGGGTGAACGCCACGTCCGAGGAAGTCATCCTTGGCACCTTGCCGTTCTTTCACGTCACGGGCCTCGTGAACTCCATGATGACGAGCATCTACGGCGGCGCCACGCACGTCGTCATGACGCGCTGGGACCGTGAGATCGCTCGGCAGCTCATTCGCTCGAAGCAAGTCACGTTGTGGACGAACACCGCCACGATGGTGATCGACCTGCTCGCGAGTCCGCATCTTACCGCCGACGACCTCAAGTCGCTCAAGAACGTCACAGGGGGCGGCGCCGCCTTGCCCGCCGCCGTCGGGGCGCGCTTCGAGGAACTCACGGGCCTGCGCTTCATCGAGGGGTACGGCCTCACCGAGACGATGGCGCAAAGCCACACCAATCCCGCCGACGCGCCCAAACTTCAGTGTCTCGGCATTCCGGTGTTCGGGACGGACGCCCGCGTGATCGACCTCGACTCGGGCCGCGAACTGCCGCCCGGCGAGACGGGCGAGATCGTCATTCACGGGCCGCAAGTCATGAAAGGCTACTGGAACAACGAGCAAGCCACGCAAGAAGCCTTCATCGAGATCGACGGAAAATCCTTCTTCCGATCGGGCGACCTCGGCTACAGAGATTCCGAAGGCTACTTCTTCTTCGTCGATCGCCTCAAGCGCATGGTGAACGTCTCGGGCATGAAAGTCTGGCCTGCCGAAGTCGAAAGCATCCTCTACCATCACCCCGCCGTGCAGGAAGCCGTCGTGATCGCCGCGCCCGACGAGCGCACGGGCGAGAAGGTCAAGGCGTTGGTCGTGCGCCGCGCGGGGCACGACGCCACGCCCGACGCCATCCAGACGTGGGCACGCGAGCACATGGCGTCGTACAAGATTCCACGTGACATCGAATTCGTCGACAGCCTTCCCAAGGGGCCCACGGGCAAGATCGCCTGGCGGCCCTTGCAGGAAGCGGAGCGGGCAAAAGCGCGAGCTTGA